In one window of Candidatus Limnocylindrales bacterium DNA:
- a CDS encoding STAS/SEC14 domain-containing protein, translating into MSEHFTEPVTEPAEVTHRLLADRGTIVVEVARALRAGDFDSLSETADRWIRDHGRLTGLVIHAREFPGWENFASFLRHIRFVRQHHRNIDRIALAADTKLASIAPHIAEHFVEAEIRRFDYDEFDEAIDWASEPRNPQSRTAAV; encoded by the coding sequence ATGTCTGAACATTTCACCGAACCCGTCACCGAGCCCGCCGAAGTAACCCATCGCCTGCTCGCCGATCGCGGGACCATCGTGGTCGAAGTCGCGCGCGCCCTGCGTGCCGGTGATTTCGATTCACTCTCGGAAACTGCCGATCGCTGGATTCGCGATCACGGGCGGCTGACGGGATTGGTCATCCACGCGCGCGAGTTTCCCGGATGGGAAAATTTCGCGAGCTTCCTGCGGCACATCCGTTTCGTGCGACAGCATCATCGGAACATCGACCGGATTGCGCTCGCGGCCGACACGAAGCTCGCGAGCATCGCTCCGCACATCGCCGAGCATTTCGTCGAGGCTGAAATCCGTCGCTTCGACTACGACGAGTTCGACGAAGCGATCGACTGGGCGTCCGAACCCCGCAACCCCCAGAGTCGTACCGCGGCCGTCTGA
- a CDS encoding glycerol-3-phosphate dehydrogenase/oxidase: MTAHAGPLRQRELTWERLESETFDVCVIGGGINGAAVARDAVLRGMTVALLERCDFACGTSSRSSKLVHGGVRYLQQGDVALVLESCRERDVLRTRIAPHLVRAQRFVFPIYDDDSTPVWQLRIGLTLYDLLAGFQNVARHKHLSVAALREHEPAIASDGLRGGALYYDCWTDDARLTLETALAARGAGAAMLNHAEVVAFEKDSTGRVVAAGVRDRLGSREATVHARSFVNVAGPWLDAVRRLDDGGAPPRLRLTKGVHAIFDRSRIGNRDAVVMRGIDGRVMFAIPWQSQSVIGTTDTFYTGDPAECRAEPDDIDYILAAVNRAFPQANVTARDIISAYAGLRPLVAPEDERTASEVSREDQVFESPAGLLSLGGGKLTTHRKVAELLVDRAAEKIGRRVGPCRTAEVPLPGGAGFPAGEAARDEPQSTAEHIRQRYGSLAGEIDALVRGDGRLGERAVDDRPDLVAELVHAVEFELACSIDDVLSRRVPLALRSRERAGDVVVTVGDVLASRLGWDAERTRAEVASYREYLRREAAAFREGGSREAEESAA; this comes from the coding sequence ATGACGGCGCACGCCGGTCCGCTGCGCCAGCGCGAGCTCACCTGGGAACGTCTCGAGTCCGAGACGTTCGACGTCTGCGTGATCGGAGGCGGAATCAACGGCGCTGCAGTCGCGCGCGATGCGGTCTTGCGCGGCATGACGGTCGCGCTGCTCGAACGCTGCGATTTCGCGTGCGGAACCAGCAGCCGCTCGTCCAAGCTCGTGCACGGCGGCGTTCGCTACCTGCAGCAGGGCGACGTCGCGCTGGTGCTCGAGTCGTGCCGCGAGCGCGACGTATTGCGCACGCGCATTGCGCCGCATCTGGTGCGTGCGCAGCGTTTCGTGTTCCCGATTTACGACGACGACTCGACGCCGGTCTGGCAGCTTCGCATCGGGCTGACGCTTTACGATCTGCTGGCAGGTTTCCAGAATGTCGCGCGCCACAAGCATCTGAGCGTGGCCGCGCTGCGCGAGCACGAGCCCGCCATTGCCAGCGACGGCCTGCGCGGCGGAGCGCTCTACTACGATTGCTGGACCGACGACGCGCGCCTGACGCTCGAGACGGCGCTCGCCGCGCGCGGCGCAGGCGCAGCCATGCTCAACCATGCCGAAGTCGTCGCGTTCGAGAAGGATTCGACCGGCCGCGTGGTTGCAGCCGGCGTTCGCGACCGGCTCGGCAGCCGCGAGGCGACGGTGCACGCGCGCTCGTTCGTGAACGTCGCCGGTCCGTGGCTGGACGCGGTTCGCCGGCTCGACGACGGCGGCGCGCCGCCGCGCCTTCGCCTGACCAAGGGTGTTCATGCGATCTTCGACCGCTCGCGCATCGGCAACCGCGACGCGGTCGTGATGCGCGGCATCGACGGCCGCGTGATGTTCGCGATTCCATGGCAGAGCCAGTCGGTGATCGGTACGACCGATACGTTCTATACCGGCGACCCGGCCGAATGCCGCGCCGAGCCCGACGACATCGACTACATCCTGGCGGCCGTCAACCGCGCGTTCCCGCAGGCGAATGTGACCGCGCGTGACATCATTTCGGCGTATGCCGGGCTGCGCCCGCTGGTCGCGCCCGAAGACGAGCGCACCGCGTCCGAAGTCAGTCGCGAGGATCAGGTCTTCGAAAGCCCCGCCGGCCTTCTGTCACTCGGCGGCGGCAAGCTGACGACGCATCGCAAAGTCGCCGAGCTGCTCGTCGATCGCGCGGCCGAAAAGATCGGCCGGCGCGTCGGTCCGTGCCGCACCGCCGAAGTGCCGTTGCCCGGCGGCGCCGGGTTCCCGGCCGGAGAGGCCGCGCGCGACGAGCCGCAGTCGACGGCCGAACACATCCGGCAGCGCTACGGCTCGCTCGCCGGAGAGATCGACGCGCTCGTGCGCGGCGACGGACGCCTTGGCGAGCGAGCCGTCGACGATCGCCCCGACCTCGTCGCCGAGCTCGTACACGCCGTCGAGTTCGAGCTCGCGTGCTCGATCGACGACGTCCTGTCACGGCGCGTGCCACTCGCACTGCGCAGCCGCGAGCGTGCCGGTGATGTCGTCGTTACGGTCGGCGACGTGCTCGCGTCTCGCCTCGGATGGGATGCGGAGCGGACCCGAGCGGAGGTCGCCTCGTATCGCGAGTATCTGCGGCGCGAAGCGGCCGCCTTTCGCGAGGGCGGCAGTCGGGAAGCCGAGGAATCGGCGGCTTGA
- a CDS encoding SGNH/GDSL hydrolase family protein: protein MGGADVAKRALLVTASVVFAFLVTEAGFRLDGYRQGIDYRLYLKELTNADRMPRVLLQPDETLGVTLVPNTQALQVTSDFSVVYRINSKGLRDREYDYAKPPGKLRVLALGDSFTFGTGIPYGARFTDIPEDQLDGVEVINTGVPGWGTEAELLFLAREGLRYRPDVVMIFINFVDTRRQRPNLFRDGGIDLPAPTEASQSPSQALSREEQAAQRQEGGTLYLKADDPLFKERGWLVRHSYAASYLSFRLALAQHRQEFEQQDAERWQKTDADRQGLASSVGTHVPTASERTMLVLRKFVELSRAEKFRLVIVNISGWAHLDFVKDVDPSVEYHDLAPVLIAESQKRPILFKYDNHLNPDANALLGREVTEILRPLAKEYAARH, encoded by the coding sequence ATGGGCGGGGCGGATGTCGCGAAGCGCGCGCTACTGGTGACGGCATCCGTCGTGTTCGCTTTTCTCGTGACCGAGGCGGGATTCCGGCTCGACGGATATCGGCAAGGCATCGACTACCGGCTCTATCTGAAAGAGCTGACCAACGCGGACCGGATGCCGCGCGTCCTGCTCCAGCCCGACGAGACCCTCGGGGTCACGCTCGTGCCGAACACGCAGGCGCTTCAGGTGACGTCGGATTTCTCGGTCGTCTACCGCATCAACAGCAAGGGCCTGCGCGATCGCGAATACGACTACGCCAAGCCGCCCGGAAAGCTTCGCGTGCTCGCGCTCGGCGACAGCTTCACGTTCGGAACAGGCATTCCGTACGGCGCCCGGTTCACCGACATTCCCGAGGACCAGCTCGACGGCGTGGAGGTCATCAACACCGGTGTACCGGGCTGGGGCACCGAGGCGGAGCTGCTTTTTCTCGCGCGCGAAGGGCTGCGCTACCGCCCCGACGTGGTCATGATCTTCATCAACTTCGTCGATACCAGGAGGCAGCGGCCCAACCTCTTTCGCGACGGCGGAATCGATCTGCCGGCGCCAACCGAAGCGTCACAATCGCCGTCGCAGGCGTTGTCCCGGGAAGAGCAGGCTGCGCAGCGCCAGGAAGGCGGCACGCTCTACCTGAAAGCCGACGATCCGCTGTTCAAGGAGCGCGGCTGGCTGGTGCGTCACTCGTACGCAGCCAGCTATCTGAGCTTCCGGCTCGCGCTCGCGCAGCACAGGCAGGAGTTCGAGCAGCAGGATGCCGAGCGATGGCAGAAAACCGACGCCGACCGGCAGGGACTCGCGTCATCGGTGGGCACCCATGTTCCGACCGCGTCCGAACGGACGATGCTCGTTCTTCGAAAGTTCGTCGAGCTTTCCAGGGCCGAAAAATTCCGGCTGGTGATCGTGAACATCAGCGGCTGGGCGCACCTGGATTTCGTGAAGGACGTCGACCCGAGCGTGGAGTACCACGACCTGGCGCCGGTATTGATCGCCGAATCGCAGAAGCGTCCGATCCTTTTCAAGTACGACAACCATCTCAATCCCGATGCGAACGCGCTGCTCGGGCGCGAAGTCACCGAGATCCTGCGACCGTTGGCGAAGGAGTATGCCGCGAGGCATTGA
- the folE gene encoding GTP cyclohydrolase I FolE: MSEPGESQVREILTVLGEDIDREGLRKTPARVMRAYKFFTKGYVEDPRAVIGDAMFTEDYSEMIIVKDIDFFSLCEHHLLPFFGRVHVAYLPKGRIVGISKIARLVETYARRLQVQERMTDQIANTISEVLGASGVGVVIEAEHMCMRMRGVEKPNSVVVTSSLVGVFREKETRQEFNNLISTKMR, encoded by the coding sequence ATGTCCGAGCCCGGCGAATCCCAGGTCCGCGAGATCCTCACGGTTCTCGGCGAAGACATCGACCGCGAAGGCCTGCGCAAGACGCCAGCGCGCGTCATGCGTGCGTACAAGTTCTTCACCAAAGGCTACGTTGAGGATCCGCGCGCGGTCATCGGGGACGCGATGTTCACCGAGGACTACTCGGAGATGATCATCGTCAAGGACATCGATTTCTTCTCGCTTTGCGAGCATCACCTGCTGCCGTTCTTCGGCCGCGTGCACGTCGCGTATCTGCCCAAGGGCCGAATCGTCGGCATCAGCAAGATTGCGAGGCTGGTCGAAACCTACGCCCGCCGGCTCCAGGTACAGGAGCGCATGACCGACCAGATCGCGAACACGATCAGCGAGGTGCTCGGCGCGAGCGGTGTCGGCGTCGTGATCGAGGCCGAGCACATGTGCATGCGCATGCGCGGCGTCGAGAAGCCGAACTCGGTCGTCGTCACGAGCTCGCTCGTCGGCGTGTTCCGCGAAAAAGAAACCCGCCAGGAATTCAACAATCTGATTTCGACCAAGATGCGCTGA
- a CDS encoding FAD-dependent monooxygenase, producing MPVFQPNRGVIVLGGGPVGLAAALELARFGVRSVLVEKHAATSWHPKTRNFNTRTMEIARGWGPAVYKRLRSIDTPDGWKSPIRFLESAVGKEFGFIESRGFEGPGPDISPALPSMTSQDLIEKILVDAVRMSGMVELRFATEATRLVTGGSPADDGVELEVRDVATGNIETLSASALVAADGASSLVRSELGLRMEGIHSVTNVVNCYFRADIERLIGERRGVLLFVTNEHARGVLQPLDGVGRWLCQINVPIEEWSLEVFTKERARQWLRAAVGVADFEPEILSIGLWQLNATVVERLVSGRVVLCGDAAHQFPPTGGLGVNTGLQGMHNAMWKLAWCVLGKAGWPLLETYDLERRGVAKEITSQSLENTMNVMRINMAAMSGAESGLDAEEVIAASRRYGNHLGVEFGAAYKSPAVIADGTRPPAVEDPYSDYIQSATPGCRAPHIWLGRRDARFSTLDLFGPGLTLLAASGGSAWRDAAASIARELDTRIDCYIIGDAGLADGDAFARAYGVGKAGAVLVRPDGHVAWRSTTDSGARELGQCVRTILALPSGQRSPYS from the coding sequence ATGCCTGTCTTCCAGCCGAATCGCGGAGTGATCGTTCTCGGCGGCGGCCCCGTGGGCCTGGCTGCGGCGCTCGAGCTGGCGCGCTTCGGCGTGCGCAGCGTCCTCGTCGAGAAGCACGCCGCGACGTCGTGGCATCCGAAGACGCGCAACTTCAACACGCGAACGATGGAGATCGCGCGGGGATGGGGACCGGCCGTCTACAAGCGTCTTCGCAGCATCGACACTCCGGACGGCTGGAAGAGTCCGATCCGCTTTCTCGAAAGCGCGGTGGGCAAAGAGTTCGGGTTCATCGAGTCGCGCGGCTTCGAGGGGCCAGGCCCCGATATAAGCCCTGCGCTGCCGTCGATGACTTCCCAGGATCTGATCGAGAAGATCCTCGTCGATGCCGTGCGCATGTCGGGCATGGTCGAGCTGCGATTCGCCACCGAAGCCACCCGCCTCGTCACGGGCGGCTCGCCGGCCGACGACGGTGTCGAGCTCGAGGTGCGCGACGTCGCGACCGGCAACATCGAAACGTTGTCGGCAAGTGCGCTGGTTGCAGCCGATGGAGCGTCGAGCCTCGTCCGCAGTGAGCTCGGCCTGCGGATGGAAGGCATCCACAGCGTGACCAACGTCGTGAACTGCTACTTTCGCGCCGACATCGAGCGGCTCATCGGCGAGCGGCGCGGCGTGCTGTTGTTCGTGACCAACGAGCACGCAAGGGGCGTGCTGCAGCCGCTCGACGGTGTCGGGCGCTGGCTCTGCCAGATCAACGTCCCGATCGAAGAGTGGTCGCTCGAAGTGTTCACCAAGGAGCGCGCACGCCAGTGGCTGCGCGCTGCTGTCGGCGTTGCGGACTTCGAGCCGGAGATCCTTTCGATCGGTCTCTGGCAGCTCAATGCAACCGTCGTCGAACGCCTCGTCAGCGGCCGGGTCGTGCTTTGCGGCGACGCCGCCCACCAGTTTCCGCCGACTGGAGGCCTCGGGGTCAACACCGGGCTGCAGGGCATGCACAACGCCATGTGGAAGCTCGCCTGGTGCGTGCTCGGCAAGGCAGGATGGCCGCTGCTCGAGACCTACGACCTCGAGCGGCGGGGCGTGGCGAAAGAGATCACGTCGCAGTCGCTCGAGAACACGATGAACGTCATGCGGATCAACATGGCCGCGATGTCCGGAGCCGAGAGCGGTCTCGATGCCGAAGAAGTGATCGCCGCATCACGCCGCTACGGCAATCATCTCGGCGTCGAATTCGGCGCCGCCTACAAGTCACCGGCGGTCATCGCCGACGGCACCAGGCCTCCCGCGGTCGAAGATCCGTACTCGGATTACATCCAGTCGGCGACGCCGGGATGCAGGGCGCCGCATATCTGGCTCGGGCGTCGCGATGCCCGCTTCTCGACGCTCGATCTGTTCGGTCCCGGGCTCACGCTGCTGGCGGCGTCCGGCGGATCGGCGTGGCGCGACGCTGCAGCGTCGATCGCGCGCGAGCTCGATACACGCATCGACTGCTACATCATCGGTGATGCAGGTCTTGCCGACGGCGACGCCTTTGCTCGCGCCTATGGAGTGGGGAAGGCCGGCGCAGTCCTGGTGCGCCCGGATGGTCACGTCGCATGGCGTAGCACCACTGACTCAGGTGCTCGCGAGCTCGGCCAATGCGTGCGAACGATCCTCGCGCTGCCGAGTGGGCAACGGTCCCCGTATTCCTGA
- a CDS encoding 7-carboxy-7-deazaguanine synthase QueE has protein sequence MSEIFASFQGEGSRAGQRHLFVRFAGCNIRCRWCDTPDSLVKVASCRVDYPGGGSDVLANPVSVEQLASILARALEEDPSIAMIAITGGEPMVQSVFLAEWLRRVPPARPCLLETNAMFASALPEVLPGISIVSADVKLPSNTGEPALWDRHREFLQACGQTETYVKMPVDAGTDPSEVIRAATLVAEAAPGAILYVQPVSDPQTNAWTIGVGRLAELAALAATHVADTRVLPQIHKLVGVR, from the coding sequence TTGAGCGAGATCTTCGCGTCGTTTCAGGGCGAAGGCTCGCGCGCGGGCCAGCGCCACCTGTTCGTGCGCTTCGCCGGCTGCAACATCCGCTGCCGCTGGTGCGATACGCCGGATTCTCTCGTCAAGGTTGCGTCGTGCCGCGTGGACTATCCCGGCGGCGGCTCCGATGTTCTGGCGAATCCCGTTTCCGTCGAGCAGCTGGCGTCGATCCTCGCCCGCGCTCTCGAAGAAGACCCGTCGATCGCGATGATCGCGATCACCGGCGGCGAGCCGATGGTGCAGAGCGTGTTTCTTGCCGAGTGGCTGCGCCGCGTGCCGCCGGCGCGTCCGTGCCTTCTCGAAACCAACGCGATGTTCGCGAGCGCACTTCCGGAAGTGCTGCCCGGAATTTCAATCGTCTCGGCCGACGTCAAGCTCCCGTCGAACACCGGCGAGCCCGCCCTGTGGGACCGCCATCGGGAATTTCTCCAGGCGTGCGGCCAGACCGAAACCTACGTGAAGATGCCGGTCGACGCCGGCACGGATCCGTCCGAAGTCATTCGCGCGGCGACGCTCGTCGCCGAAGCCGCGCCCGGCGCGATTCTTTACGTGCAGCCGGTGTCCGATCCTCAGACCAACGCATGGACGATCGGAGTGGGACGCCTTGCCGAGCTTGCGGCGCTGGCTGCGACGCACGTCGCCGACACCCGCGTGCTTCCGCAGATCCACAAGCTGGTCGGCGTTCGATGA
- a CDS encoding HAMP domain-containing sensor histidine kinase, which translates to MTRSVQNTALAADRLSGKARSCQRAAEIVSIAPFFLVRSLGLAQISCVLSDFLISHRDVIIDSIRTRVASRESPKPTEREMEGIPVFLDQLGEALRLAALSDVIDHDEIAKSAARHGHELLRRGLTIGQVVHDYGDVCQSVTELAVDSGTTISSSDFRTLNLCLDDAIAGAVTEFAKQRELEIAGQENERLGVLAHELRNHLNTAMLAFEAIRDGHVAPGGSTGQVLGRALTDLNLLLGRSLAHVRLDAGIMQHERIPVADLLEEIATGSSMVARARGVKFSVSEVAAAVAIEGDRQILSAALTNLLQNAFKFTHKNSRVSLTTTVTSRRVVFEVEDECGGLPVGKAADLFLPFQQIGPDRSGLGLGLSICMRAVTMSGGELRVRDLPGKGCVFTLDLPRAGVPVEN; encoded by the coding sequence ATGACGCGCAGCGTTCAGAACACTGCGCTGGCGGCCGATCGCTTGTCCGGAAAAGCTCGTTCGTGCCAGCGGGCAGCTGAAATCGTCTCGATCGCGCCATTTTTCCTTGTCCGTTCGCTTGGGCTGGCGCAGATTTCGTGCGTGCTGAGCGATTTCCTCATCTCCCATCGCGATGTGATCATCGATTCGATCCGGACACGGGTCGCATCGCGCGAATCTCCGAAACCCACGGAGCGCGAGATGGAAGGCATCCCGGTCTTTCTCGATCAGCTTGGCGAGGCGCTACGGCTGGCGGCGCTGAGCGACGTCATCGACCACGACGAGATCGCAAAGAGCGCGGCCCGTCACGGCCACGAGCTGCTCCGCAGGGGACTGACGATCGGACAGGTCGTGCACGACTATGGCGACGTCTGCCAGTCCGTAACCGAGCTCGCTGTCGATTCCGGAACGACCATCTCGAGCAGCGACTTCCGGACGCTCAACCTCTGCCTCGACGATGCGATTGCCGGAGCGGTCACGGAGTTCGCGAAGCAACGCGAGCTCGAAATTGCCGGCCAGGAAAACGAGCGCCTCGGTGTGCTCGCCCACGAGCTGCGCAATCATCTGAACACGGCCATGCTTGCCTTCGAAGCCATTCGCGACGGGCATGTGGCTCCGGGTGGCAGCACCGGGCAGGTGCTGGGACGGGCTCTTACCGACCTGAATCTTCTGCTCGGCCGGTCGCTCGCTCACGTCCGGCTCGATGCCGGCATCATGCAGCACGAGCGGATTCCAGTTGCCGATCTCCTGGAGGAGATCGCGACCGGATCCTCGATGGTGGCCAGGGCCCGCGGCGTCAAGTTCAGCGTTTCCGAGGTGGCGGCTGCCGTTGCCATCGAAGGCGACCGGCAGATTCTTTCCGCGGCACTGACCAACCTTCTTCAGAACGCTTTCAAGTTCACGCACAAAAACAGTCGCGTCTCGCTGACGACAACTGTCACGTCTCGTCGCGTCGTTTTCGAGGTCGAGGACGAATGCGGTGGTCTGCCCGTCGGTAAAGCCGCGGATCTGTTCCTGCCGTTCCAGCAGATCGGACCGGATCGTAGCGGTCTCGGACTCGGACTCTCGATCTGCATGCGCGCGGTAACCATGAGCGGTGGTGAGCTTCGCGTCCGGGATCTTCCGGGCAAGGGCTGCGTGTTCACCCTCGACTTGCCGCGAGCGGGAGTGCCCGTCGAGAACTGA
- a CDS encoding phosphotransferase: MPLQPLALDKKALTDIAAEYGLGKLGPSSGAIPLWGNKRYLLDVSKTCYELQVRSLEDEFDLRRELELLSFLEKHAFPSPRPVADRRGRHFLEREGHYLVLYRLANGKMPTPAALNIKAVNSLGRAIGQLHIVGRGYKKAIDNRFGFERIFEAYAAVRRRIPPYFKKIIRTMDEETEYLGNYLETKLPKGIIHGTVHCYGLLARGDDVVSIGDFDAACRGKYVFDLATAVNAACFVDGTYVLERFESMMAGYESLRTLSLAEWDSFPNELRFAALRFAVTRLCEFFDGEPDETARINDDFREYLDRLRVLRREKEGGMEGLLMAMATGYDYRKYQRVKGGEFEGDEEGVPVEELDEPLDDDEDVDDLPDDEDEVLDD; the protein is encoded by the coding sequence ATGCCGCTGCAACCACTCGCCCTCGACAAGAAGGCTCTCACCGACATCGCTGCGGAGTACGGGCTCGGCAAGCTTGGTCCGTCGAGCGGCGCAATTCCGCTCTGGGGCAACAAGCGCTACCTGCTCGACGTCTCGAAGACCTGCTACGAGTTGCAGGTTCGTTCGCTCGAGGACGAGTTCGATCTGCGCAGGGAGCTCGAGCTTCTTTCTTTCCTCGAAAAACACGCGTTTCCGAGCCCGCGGCCGGTGGCCGACCGGCGCGGCCGTCATTTCCTCGAGCGCGAAGGGCACTACCTGGTGCTCTACCGGCTGGCCAACGGCAAGATGCCGACGCCGGCCGCACTCAACATCAAGGCCGTCAACAGCCTCGGGCGCGCGATCGGCCAGCTCCACATCGTCGGGCGCGGCTACAAGAAGGCCATCGACAACCGCTTCGGCTTCGAGAGGATCTTCGAGGCGTATGCGGCCGTGCGGCGGCGCATTCCTCCGTACTTCAAGAAGATCATCCGCACGATGGACGAGGAGACCGAGTATCTCGGCAACTACCTCGAGACCAAGCTGCCGAAGGGAATCATCCACGGCACCGTGCACTGCTACGGGCTGCTCGCCCGCGGCGACGACGTCGTCTCGATCGGAGACTTCGATGCGGCGTGCCGCGGCAAGTACGTGTTCGACCTTGCCACGGCGGTCAACGCCGCGTGCTTCGTCGACGGCACCTACGTGCTCGAGCGCTTCGAATCGATGATGGCCGGCTACGAGTCGCTTCGCACGCTGTCGCTCGCCGAATGGGATTCGTTCCCGAACGAGCTTCGCTTTGCCGCGCTGCGCTTCGCGGTCACGCGCCTGTGCGAGTTCTTCGACGGCGAGCCCGACGAGACCGCCCGCATCAACGATGACTTCCGCGAGTATCTCGATCGCCTGCGCGTGCTGCGCCGCGAGAAGGAAGGCGGCATGGAAGGCCTGCTGATGGCGATGGCCACCGGCTACGACTACCGCAAGTACCAGCGCGTCAAGGGCGGCGAGTTCGAAGGCGACGAAGAAGGCGTGCCGGTCGAGGAGCTCGACGAGCCTCTCGACGATGACGAGGACGTCGACGATCTGCCCGACGACGAGGACGAGGTCCTGGACGACTGA
- a CDS encoding TetR/AcrR family transcriptional regulator produces MTRQSLLEAARTVFIERGFHATSLDAIADEAGFTKGAVYSQFRSKADLFLALLEQRIVQRVAEMRRSAETVRGPAELATALSRQWDEKLRGDEQWSLLSIEFRLHAARDPDLNRRYAALHAQTRDAIAALIEREAAETGFVLSIPAEDIARGVLALGTGAVLERCAEGSSFPPRLMEMTNRAMIFGLEIPERELPARAKKRAVR; encoded by the coding sequence GTGACCCGCCAGAGCCTCCTCGAGGCAGCGCGCACCGTGTTCATCGAACGGGGCTTCCACGCGACATCGCTCGACGCCATTGCCGACGAGGCCGGCTTTACCAAAGGCGCGGTCTACTCGCAGTTTCGCAGCAAGGCCGATCTCTTCCTCGCGCTTCTCGAGCAGCGCATCGTGCAGCGGGTCGCCGAGATGCGCCGCTCCGCCGAGACCGTGCGCGGACCGGCCGAGCTCGCAACGGCACTCAGCCGTCAGTGGGATGAAAAGCTTCGTGGAGACGAGCAGTGGTCGCTGCTGTCGATCGAGTTCCGGCTGCACGCTGCGCGCGATCCCGATCTCAACCGCCGCTACGCCGCCCTTCACGCGCAGACTCGTGACGCAATTGCGGCGCTCATCGAACGCGAGGCGGCAGAGACCGGCTTCGTGCTGTCGATCCCGGCCGAAGACATTGCCCGCGGCGTGCTCGCGCTCGGTACCGGCGCCGTGCTCGAGCGCTGCGCAGAAGGATCGAGCTTTCCACCTCGCCTGATGGAAATGACGAACAGGGCGATGATCTTCGGTCTCGAGATCCCAGAACGCGAGCTGCCTGCCCGCGCAAAAAAAAGAGCGGTGCGATGA
- a CDS encoding DUF488 domain-containing protein, giving the protein MATIWTIGHSTRSLEEFLELLRANHIETVADVRRYPGSRKFPHFGRDALREALAAAGIGYEHFVELGGRRKARPDSPNTAWRSEAFRGYADFMMTTEFDSAIRKLVDLAERRRTAILCSEAVWWRCHRGLVSDWLKADGHDVLHITGRAVPEPHPYTSAASIAGGRLSYSGVASADAGE; this is encoded by the coding sequence ATGGCCACGATATGGACCATCGGACACTCGACACGCAGCCTCGAGGAGTTTCTCGAGCTGCTGCGCGCGAATCATATCGAAACGGTCGCCGACGTGCGCCGCTATCCTGGCTCGCGCAAGTTCCCGCACTTCGGTCGCGATGCGCTTCGCGAGGCACTCGCCGCAGCCGGCATCGGCTACGAGCATTTCGTCGAGCTCGGCGGCAGGCGAAAGGCCAGGCCGGATTCACCGAACACTGCGTGGAGGAGCGAAGCGTTTCGCGGCTACGCCGACTTCATGATGACTACCGAGTTCGACAGTGCGATCCGCAAGCTTGTCGATCTCGCGGAGCGGCGACGCACGGCGATTCTGTGTTCGGAGGCCGTATGGTGGCGCTGCCATCGCGGCCTCGTTTCGGACTGGCTCAAGGCCGACGGTCACGACGTCCTGCACATCACCGGACGAGCCGTTCCGGAGCCGCATCCGTACACGTCCGCGGCGTCGATTGCCGGCGGACGTTTGTCGTATTCCGGTGTCGCGTCGGCTGACGCCGGCGAATGA